In Phlebotomus papatasi isolate M1 chromosome 1, Ppap_2.1, whole genome shotgun sequence, the following proteins share a genomic window:
- the LOC129804898 gene encoding uncharacterized protein LOC129804898 — protein sequence MNILRRLASVKLCPTLRRGWMQTALMSSERVDVTASPEDALMGSIKYSTDTVELFDVVARQKKEMQSTHVMQTLKTLFVLQKNGNSRLSTEEILKHPEFENLCRCLRSHSRGIELNDIIDALKVLIFLRVPTSSEIVHILFNLLRHQINDIELGQMVFLDFLLDRCQKTPLVEAFRMSLPMLFQISVGTKLDHENVPELADLLAFAVKHECSDKSIQNVVSALTLHGDNIHLDQAKSIIWSLCDLRRFHPSHERLLQNCLNVLVKNIQQLKFLDIESTLSKISYKILHRHPSFYREDFFEKTIDVAIERDIPFNLAVYCFKKFNRISYTSDRLLEVVAKKFTNVEDASPSIIFTLVSAFSLANYTPMNWDVMSQSIAKSKLLSNPTNNLPWLKFVLEFISLGSFSENLLSKIFSDDFLTAFLARDNPTLDYLQLLSLYQIISILHPNYSGPLPDTKYIDRAIEILRKKEPSPLGESLKCAFGEDFVVNRTVTQHGHLIDHLIAFDEEGNPLPIARGITEEYPQFEQFSRKGRKLVVVVPLTNTCYSINTSRLKGVIQTWVDTLTAIGLKPLPINIDSWSQFPDHEKIPYLEREVRHCVQ from the exons atgaatattctGCGGAGACTGGCCAGTGTGAAATTGTGTCCTACACTCCGTCGAGGATGGATGCAGACTGCGCTGATGTCCAGTGAAAGAG TCGACGTCACGGCAAGTCCTGAGGATGCTCTGATGGGCAGCATAAAGTACTCCACGGACACTGTGGAGCTTTTCGATGTGGTGGCCAGGCAGAAGAAAGAAATGCAATCGACCCATGTGATGCAGACACTCAAGACACTCTTTGTGCTGCAGAAGAATGGAAA CTCTCGACTGAGCACCGAAGAAATTCTGAAGCACCCTGAATTTGAGAATCTCTGCAGATGCCTGAGAAGTCATTCGAGGGGCATTGAGCTCAATGACATCATTGATGCCCTCAAAGTATTGATTTTCCTTCGAGTTCCTACAAGCAGTGAGATTGTCCACATCCTCTTCAACCTGCTACGTCACCAAATCAATGACATCGAGCTGGGGCAGATGGTTTTCCTGGATTTTCTGCTGGATCGCTGCCAGAAAACTCCATTGGTTGAGGCTTTCAGGATGTCCCTACCAATGCTCTTCCAGATCAGTGTGGGCACCAAACTTGACCATGAGAATGTTCCTGAACTGGCTGACCTCCTGGCTTTTGCCGTCAAGCATGAGTGTTCTGACAAGAGTATCCAGAATGTTGTGAGTGCTTTGACACTCCACGGTGACAATATCCATTTGGATCAGGCAAAGAGTATCATTTGGTCTCTCTGCGATCTCCGGAGGTTTCATCCATCTCACGAAAGACTCCTGCAAAACTGCCTGAACGTCCTCGTGAAAAATATTCAGCAGCTGAAATTCCTAGACATCGAAAGCACTCTCAGCAAAATCTCCTACAAAATCCTTCACAGACATCCCAGTTTCTACAGGGAGGATTTCTTCGAGAAGACCATCGATGTGGCCATCGAGAGGGACATCCCATTCAATCTAGCTGTCTATTGCTTCAAGAAATTCAACAGGATCAGCTACACAAGTGACAGACTCCTCGAAGTTGTGGCTAAGAAGTTCACAAATGTAGAAGATGCTTCGCCATCCATCATCTTCACCCTCGTGTCAGCCTTTTCCCTGGCCAATTACACTCCCATGAATTGGGATGTCATGAGCCAGTCCATAGCAAAGAGCAAACTCCTCAGCAATCCTACCAATAACCTTCCCTGGCTCAAATTTGTCCTGGAATTCATTTCTCTGGGTTCCTTTAGTGAAAATCTgctcagcaaaattttctcagatgaCTTCCTCACAGCCTTCCTGGCCAGAGACAATCCTACCCTCGATTActtgcaacttttgagcttatACCAAATCATTTCTATCCTACATCCAAATTACTCCGGACCACTCCCTGATACCAAGTACATCGATCGAGCCATAGAGATTCTCAGGAAGAAGGAACCATCTCCCCTCGGGGAATCCCTGAAATGCGCCTTTGGGGAGGACTTTGTGGTAAATAGAACAGTAACCCAGCATGGACATCTTATTGATCATCTGATAGCTTTTGACGAGGAAGGCAACCCACTGCCAATTGCCCGAGGTATTACAGAAGAATATCCACAATTTGAGcaattctccagaaaaggcaggAAACTCGTGGTTGTCGTTCCCCTGACAAACACCTGCTACAGCATCAATACATCCCGCCTCAAAGGAGTCATACAGACTTGGGTAGACACTCTAACAGCCATCGGACTCAAACCTCTACCCATCAACATTGATTCCTGGTCTCAATTCCCAGACCACGAAAAAATCCCATACCTTGAAAGAGAAGTCCGGCATTGTGTCCAGTAG